A single region of the Gemmatimonadota bacterium genome encodes:
- a CDS encoding NgoFVII family restriction endonuclease — MPQIFDNIEKSLLPALAQTMKLSDSADFCVGYLNLRGWRSIDQYVEKWSGGEGHCCRLLVGMHQLPHDEFRAASSLVESRSALDNRKVIQLKKQLAEEFKDQLATGAPSNADEQGLRRLAKQIKEKKVVVKLFLRHTLHAKLYLLFRPDPINPIVGYLGSSNLTLSGLSKQGELNVDVMEHDACEKLAQWFEARWDDRWCIDISKELVEIIEASWAREELIPPYQIYLKMAYHLSQEARAGLAEFRIPRDFGNKLLEFQTAAVKIAAHHLNKRGGVIIGDVVGLGKTLMATALARIFEDDHNLETLIICPKNLVAMWKDYREQFRMRARVLSISRAINELPGMRRYRVVIIDESHNLRNREGRRYRAIREYISENESKCILLSATPYNKTYVDLSNQLRLFVPEHEDLGIAPERMLREMGETEFIRHHQAPARSLAAFEQSDFADDWRELMRLYLVRRTRSFIQDNYAATDENDDRKYLTFEDGSRSYFPTRIPKTVEFEIDDQYARLFSDDVVDAINSLELPRYGLGNYVAEEPAVAPSQEEKKIIEDLSRAGKRLMGFCRTNLFKRLESSGHSFMLSVERHVLRNYVFLHAIEQGLPLPIGTTDTGILDTQSYDEDSDSATGSIFDMDEEDENEAPSSETGLKVEEDFRARAAEIYQLYSGRFKNRFRWLPSQLFVTGLKKVLTSDTKTLTSLIERSGPWQPTQDAKLDALEKVLKEKHKNQKVVVFSQFADTVQYLDNQLKVRGVSESSPVTGDSVDPTALAWRFSPICNEKQQYATDHGEIRVLVSTDVLSEGQNLQDCAIVVNYDLPWAIIRLIQRAGRVDRIGQKAAEILCYSFLPVEGVERLIRLRARVRTRLKENAEVVGTDEAFFEDEDTKTVFDLYNEKSGILDDDDESDVDLSSYAYQIWRNATDADSSLKKTIEDLPSGVHSSKSYSVRPKRPDGVLVHMRTGQGNDALTWVNRNGESISESQFEILRSAECDPNTPAMVRHDTHHELVTQAAKHIRRSEKRVGGQLGRPSGARFRTYERLKSYADSVQGTLFESDALHKTIDEIYRHPLRQAAVDTLNRQLRSGISDEILAELVIALRDEGRLCIVQEDDEELEPRIICSMGLISED; from the coding sequence ATGCCACAGATTTTCGATAACATAGAAAAGTCCCTTCTGCCGGCACTTGCACAAACCATGAAGTTGTCTGACAGTGCAGACTTCTGCGTGGGATACCTTAACTTGCGTGGCTGGAGATCCATCGACCAATACGTGGAGAAATGGAGTGGTGGAGAAGGCCACTGCTGCCGATTGCTGGTGGGAATGCACCAACTACCCCACGATGAATTCCGGGCGGCAAGCAGCCTGGTCGAAAGCCGATCTGCCCTGGATAACCGGAAGGTAATTCAACTAAAGAAACAGCTAGCTGAAGAGTTCAAAGATCAGTTGGCAACGGGGGCACCAAGCAACGCGGATGAACAGGGACTACGAAGGCTTGCCAAACAGATAAAAGAAAAGAAAGTCGTCGTTAAGTTGTTCCTCAGACACACGCTGCACGCAAAACTCTACCTGTTGTTTCGTCCTGATCCTATAAACCCGATCGTCGGGTACCTGGGAAGCAGTAATCTCACTCTGTCCGGTCTCTCCAAACAGGGAGAACTAAACGTCGATGTTATGGAACACGATGCCTGCGAGAAACTAGCTCAGTGGTTCGAAGCACGCTGGGATGATCGCTGGTGCATCGATATATCCAAAGAGCTTGTTGAGATCATCGAGGCAAGCTGGGCAAGGGAAGAACTGATACCGCCCTACCAAATCTACCTAAAGATGGCTTACCACCTTTCGCAGGAAGCCAGGGCGGGGCTCGCCGAATTCCGCATTCCCCGCGATTTTGGAAACAAGCTGCTGGAATTTCAAACGGCAGCGGTGAAGATCGCTGCGCATCATTTGAATAAGCGCGGCGGTGTTATCATTGGAGACGTTGTTGGATTGGGCAAGACGCTCATGGCCACGGCGCTGGCGCGCATTTTCGAGGACGATCACAATCTCGAAACCTTAATCATTTGTCCCAAGAATCTGGTGGCCATGTGGAAAGATTACCGGGAGCAATTTCGGATGCGCGCGCGGGTGTTATCGATCAGTCGTGCCATAAACGAACTGCCCGGGATGCGCCGGTATCGTGTAGTAATCATCGATGAAAGTCACAATCTCAGGAATCGCGAAGGTAGGCGCTACAGGGCTATTCGGGAATACATCAGTGAAAACGAGAGTAAGTGTATCCTGCTGTCGGCAACCCCGTACAATAAGACGTACGTCGATCTGTCCAACCAGCTACGACTCTTCGTTCCGGAGCATGAAGATCTTGGGATAGCACCGGAGCGCATGCTTCGCGAAATGGGCGAAACAGAGTTTATACGCCATCATCAAGCTCCTGCCCGATCACTGGCCGCTTTTGAACAGTCCGACTTCGCGGACGATTGGCGCGAACTGATGCGGCTGTACCTAGTACGAAGAACGCGCAGTTTCATCCAGGACAACTACGCTGCCACTGACGAGAACGATGACCGGAAGTACCTTACCTTCGAGGACGGAAGTCGGTCTTATTTCCCAACGCGTATACCCAAGACGGTCGAGTTCGAGATAGACGACCAGTATGCCCGGTTATTTTCGGACGATGTGGTCGATGCTATCAACAGCCTGGAACTTCCTCGCTATGGTCTAGGAAACTACGTTGCGGAGGAACCGGCCGTAGCACCTTCGCAGGAAGAAAAGAAGATCATCGAGGATCTGTCACGGGCTGGCAAGAGACTCATGGGATTTTGCCGAACCAACCTGTTCAAACGTCTCGAGAGTAGTGGCCATTCCTTCATGCTGTCGGTCGAACGTCATGTTCTGCGCAACTATGTGTTTCTTCACGCCATCGAACAAGGACTGCCGTTACCGATTGGTACGACGGATACTGGAATCCTGGACACACAGTCCTACGACGAAGATTCGGATTCGGCGACAGGCAGCATCTTCGATATGGACGAAGAAGATGAAAACGAGGCCCCGAGTAGCGAGACCGGTCTTAAGGTCGAAGAGGATTTTAGAGCAAGAGCAGCCGAGATCTACCAGCTTTACTCCGGTCGGTTCAAGAACCGGTTTCGGTGGTTGCCGTCACAGCTATTCGTCACGGGGCTAAAAAAAGTACTCACATCTGACACTAAAACACTGACGAGTCTCATCGAAAGATCCGGACCATGGCAACCGACGCAGGATGCAAAACTGGATGCGCTGGAGAAGGTTCTGAAGGAGAAACACAAAAATCAGAAGGTCGTTGTTTTTTCACAATTTGCTGATACGGTGCAATACCTGGACAACCAGCTCAAGGTCCGCGGCGTTTCTGAGTCTTCCCCGGTCACAGGCGATTCAGTAGATCCCACCGCGCTGGCGTGGCGTTTCAGCCCGATTTGCAACGAGAAACAACAGTATGCGACCGACCACGGCGAGATACGGGTCCTTGTCTCCACCGATGTGCTCAGTGAAGGACAGAATCTGCAGGACTGCGCCATCGTGGTAAACTATGATCTACCGTGGGCTATCATACGGTTGATTCAACGGGCAGGCCGAGTAGACCGTATTGGCCAGAAGGCAGCAGAAATCCTGTGTTATTCATTCCTTCCAGTCGAGGGTGTGGAGCGCTTGATACGCCTTAGAGCGCGGGTGCGTACACGTCTGAAGGAGAATGCCGAGGTCGTAGGAACAGACGAGGCATTCTTCGAGGATGAGGATACGAAAACGGTGTTCGACCTTTACAATGAGAAATCCGGTATTCTCGACGATGACGACGAATCGGATGTCGACCTTTCTTCGTATGCTTATCAAATTTGGCGTAATGCAACCGATGCAGATTCGTCGCTCAAGAAAACCATCGAGGATCTTCCCTCGGGTGTTCATTCATCAAAATCCTACAGTGTACGCCCGAAACGACCGGATGGGGTGCTCGTTCATATGCGGACTGGTCAAGGGAACGACGCCCTGACGTGGGTAAACAGGAACGGTGAGAGTATCTCGGAGAGTCAGTTCGAGATTCTTCGTTCCGCCGAATGCGATCCGAATACGCCGGCGATGGTTCGTCACGATACACACCACGAACTCGTGACGCAGGCGGCGAAACATATACGAAGGTCGGAAAAACGCGTTGGCGGGCAGTTGGGTCGGCCGTCAGGCGCGAGGTTTAGAACCTATGAAAGGCTTAAGAGCTACGCCGACAGCGTTCAGGGCACTTTGTTCGAATCTGACGCTTTACACAAAACGATTGATGAAATCTATCGCCATCCCTTACGACAAGCTGCGGTGGATACGTTAAACAGACAACTACGTAGTGGAATTTCAGATGAAATCCTGGCCGAACTGGTAATTGCGCTCAGAGACGAGGGCCGACTCTGTATCGTGCAGGAAGATGACGAAGAACTGGAGCCAAGGATCATCTGCTCGATGGGGTTGATTTCGGAAGACTAA
- a CDS encoding GNAT family N-acetyltransferase, with protein sequence MAIIRAYDPKRDQDAIIRVWREVHWITSDEQAKWAPQFMEKARTDVAEVNGEAECQASSADGTFRYLDEDLTMSAIVGVTTSRIARKQRLAQRVTAHRIAQDAANGVEICTLTMFEQGFYDLMGFGTGPYGHRVRFDPADLTVDRPFRVPRRLKADDWEMIHAAMINRRLTHGGCRLYPAELLQVELNHAEKSFLLGYCDGPGGELTHFFWASDHEEHGPSYIYMMAYQDHDQFLELLALMRSLGDQIRLFQMVEPPDVQLQDLIKQPFRARMVSEKGSFNTLIRGDGYWQARICDLEACMAKTHLDGPPARFNLALRDPIEKHLDTDAPWRGISGEYVISLGPESSAGLGADPALPTLTASVGAFTRLWLGVRPATGLAVTDDLDGPPELLSALDRTLRLPVPGLCGWEY encoded by the coding sequence ATGGCGATCATCAGGGCCTATGACCCGAAACGCGACCAGGACGCGATCATCCGGGTCTGGCGGGAAGTCCACTGGATCACCAGCGATGAACAGGCCAAGTGGGCGCCTCAGTTCATGGAGAAAGCCCGGACCGATGTGGCTGAAGTGAACGGTGAAGCCGAATGCCAGGCTTCGTCGGCCGACGGCACGTTCCGTTACCTGGACGAAGACCTCACCATGTCCGCCATCGTGGGGGTGACGACCAGCCGGATCGCCCGGAAACAGCGCCTGGCCCAGCGGGTAACCGCGCACCGCATCGCCCAGGACGCGGCGAACGGCGTGGAGATCTGCACGCTGACCATGTTCGAACAGGGATTCTACGACCTGATGGGGTTCGGCACGGGTCCCTACGGCCACAGGGTACGCTTCGATCCCGCCGACCTCACGGTAGACCGTCCGTTCCGTGTGCCCAGGCGCCTGAAAGCCGACGACTGGGAGATGATCCATGCCGCCATGATAAACCGGAGGCTGACGCACGGCGGCTGCAGGTTATATCCCGCGGAATTGTTGCAGGTCGAGCTGAATCATGCGGAGAAATCCTTCCTCCTGGGGTATTGCGATGGCCCCGGCGGCGAGCTGACCCATTTCTTCTGGGCCAGCGACCATGAAGAACACGGTCCCAGCTATATCTACATGATGGCCTACCAGGACCACGACCAGTTCCTGGAACTGCTCGCGCTCATGAGATCCCTCGGCGACCAGATCCGGCTCTTCCAGATGGTCGAACCCCCTGACGTGCAGCTTCAGGACCTGATCAAACAGCCCTTCCGGGCCAGGATGGTCTCCGAAAAGGGATCATTCAACACCCTGATCCGGGGTGATGGATACTGGCAGGCCCGGATCTGCGACCTGGAAGCCTGCATGGCCAAGACCCATCTGGACGGACCGCCGGCGCGGTTCAACCTGGCGCTGCGCGACCCGATCGAGAAGCACCTGGATACGGATGCGCCGTGGCGCGGGATAAGCGGCGAGTACGTGATTTCGCTCGGTCCGGAATCAAGCGCCGGACTCGGCGCCGACCCCGCCCTGCCCACGCTGACCGCCTCGGTGGGCGCCTTCACCCGCCTCTGGCTCGGCGTCCGTCCCGCCACCGGCCTGGCCGTCACCGACGACCTGGACGGTCCCCCTGAACTGCTGTCCGCGCTGGACCGGACCCTGCGCCTGCCCGTGCCGGGGTTGTGCGGGTGGGAGTACTAG
- a CDS encoding WYL domain-containing protein — MIDRREILGAAEISKVRPQITEKDYVLGWVLWGIFGNEELAGNWVFKGGTCLKKCFFETYRFSEDLDFTIMDPSHLNAKFLESAFTEACERIHEETGIALPAEFRQFEIYENQRGENACQGRVGYRGPVSPHGNNAPRIKLDLISDERIALPPIQTRIFHPFSDDPENGIVVQCYAYEEVFAEKVRALGERTRPRDLYDVINLYRNEGIRPSARVLLDVLRSKCEFKGIDVPTLDMLEPFRPELEGAWESMLGHQLPALLPVQHFWDQLEEFFLWLFGKLIPERPAPYTGEEGEELIRDRYIVNAVPRRARAHLEVIRFAAANRICAELRYQGRTRKIEPYSLRRSRVGNVILHAHNVDKNAHRSYRIDRIEDARLTSTAFVPRHEIELTPTGPYKIKPSAKRWGSRW; from the coding sequence ATGATCGATAGAAGAGAGATTCTCGGCGCCGCGGAGATATCTAAAGTCCGTCCCCAAATCACCGAAAAAGACTACGTCTTGGGGTGGGTACTGTGGGGTATATTCGGAAACGAGGAACTCGCTGGAAACTGGGTGTTTAAGGGCGGAACTTGCCTAAAGAAGTGTTTCTTCGAGACCTATCGTTTCTCAGAAGATCTAGACTTTACAATAATGGATCCATCACATTTGAACGCCAAATTTCTCGAATCAGCATTCACCGAGGCATGCGAAAGGATCCACGAAGAAACAGGGATTGCACTGCCAGCTGAATTCAGGCAATTCGAAATCTATGAAAACCAACGTGGTGAGAATGCCTGTCAGGGGCGTGTCGGATATCGAGGACCTGTATCGCCTCATGGGAACAACGCACCGAGGATCAAACTCGATCTAATATCAGACGAACGTATCGCCTTACCTCCGATTCAGACCCGTATATTTCATCCATTCAGTGACGATCCTGAAAACGGAATCGTTGTGCAGTGTTATGCCTATGAGGAGGTCTTTGCCGAAAAAGTACGTGCCCTGGGTGAGAGAACCCGGCCGCGGGACTTATACGATGTAATCAACCTATACCGAAATGAGGGTATTCGTCCTTCAGCGAGAGTGCTACTCGATGTGCTACGTTCCAAATGCGAATTCAAGGGAATCGACGTACCAACTTTGGATATGCTGGAGCCGTTCAGACCGGAGCTGGAGGGCGCATGGGAGTCAATGTTGGGACATCAATTACCGGCACTACTCCCAGTGCAACACTTTTGGGATCAACTCGAAGAGTTCTTTCTCTGGTTGTTCGGTAAGCTAATACCTGAAAGACCTGCTCCATACACGGGTGAGGAAGGGGAGGAATTGATTCGGGACAGGTATATCGTTAATGCAGTTCCAAGGAGGGCGCGAGCACATCTCGAGGTTATTCGATTTGCTGCCGCCAATCGGATATGTGCTGAATTGCGTTACCAGGGTAGGACACGAAAAATCGAACCGTATTCGTTGCGACGATCCAGGGTGGGCAATGTTATACTTCACGCGCATAACGTAGACAAGAACGCCCACAGGAGTTACAGGATTGATCGGATTGAAGATGCTCGATTGACCAGTACGGCCTTCGTGCCGCGGCACGAAATTGAGTTGACGCCTACCGGGCCTTACAAGATTAAACCTTCAGCAAAACGCTGGGGATCAAGATGGTAA
- a CDS encoding AbrB/MazE/SpoVT family DNA-binding domain-containing protein, translating to MLIKIDPAGQVTLPTSVLDALGVGPGDRIEIVEGPDGFILRPPRKIDYSSLGTLKDKIRGDYEPLDIHVFREQPYDPSLRD from the coding sequence ATGTTGATTAAGATCGATCCTGCAGGACAGGTTACCTTACCGACAAGTGTTCTGGACGCCCTCGGTGTGGGTCCCGGCGACCGGATCGAAATCGTAGAGGGGCCGGATGGGTTCATCCTCAGGCCACCAAGGAAAATCGACTACTCCAGTCTGGGGACATTGAAGGACAAAATCAGGGGCGATTATGAACCGCTCGATATCCATGTCTTCCGCGAGCAACCTTATGACCCGTCGCTTAGAGACTGA